DNA sequence from the Pedobacter schmidteae genome:
AGACCTAAGGTATTCCATAAATCTGTAAACGCACTCACCATATTTAAATTAGTTGAAGAAGGACTCGGTGTAGCTATTGTACCCACCTCACTTCAGTATGGTTACAACCTGAAGGTAAAATTTATAGAGTTGAAAAATATTCCACAACGAACTGAATTGTATGTTGCCTGGAAAGAATCAAACCGCAATCCGGCCTTAAAAAACGTAATCGAATTGTTGCTGGATAAAAAGGTGCTGCCCTGATATCGGGCAGCACCAACCAATTTACCAAATTGAGCTTTACTGAAGCACGACCTTTAGTGTATATACACTGATATTTTTACCGGTTTGTGAAGTTACCGTATATGTTTTCGGTGTTGAGAAACTAGTATAGTAGCCCATTTCCGGGGATACCTTAGCAAATTTTGACTGACCTGTAAGTATGCACCTGATAAACAGATTACTCAGATCGGTACCTGTTTTTGCCGTTACGGTAATGTTTAAGGGCGTACCTGCAACATCCAGTCTTTCATTTCCCGAAGCTATATCAACCACTATTTTGGGGATACTTTTACTAACAACCACATCTTTAGCGCTGGCATCGAGTAATGTGATATCCTGTATAAAAGCCTGATCTATCTGGCTGCTGATAATCGGATCGTCCGTTTTTGAACAACCACCTCCTGTTGTTGCTATAATCAACAACAGGAATATATATTTAAATGAATTTTTCATTAGGATATTATTGAATTTCAACTGATTTATTGAGTTTAAGTTTTACCATCCAAAGTTTTGTTCAAGATTTGGGTTTTTTGCCCGTTCGGTACTTGGTATCGGCATGTAATACATATAAGGTTGAAATACCGATGCTTTCGGATCAACCACAACCCTTTCATATTTCCAGGCAACAGGTGTGGTAACCGGAATGGTTAGATCAGTAGGTAGGGTTACTCCTGCGGGTAAAGAGATCCGCATCCCCGTATAGCGTTTACCGTTCAATACTTTAGGATTATCGGCTATCTTCCATCGGCGCAAATCCCAGTAACGCTTCATTTCGTAGCAAAGTTCCACATAGCGTTCATTTCTGATTAGGGTACGTGCCGAATCCTGGGTAATACCAACCCCGAGATCAGTTTTTATTCCCGCACGCTTGCGCAGATCATTCAGTGCTTTATAAACAGTTGCATCAGGTCCAACAGCTTCATTTTGCGCTTCAGCATAATTTAACATTACTTCTGCCAGTCTAATCTCGATCCAATTCTGGTCGCTCCCCTTACCACTGCTGTAACCTTTATTACTCTCGTCTACCCCTTTACGTTGGTAATAACCGGTTGTTGTACAAAACGCATTGTTTATACCATCCCGATGTCCGACATAGCTGTATTGTGTTCTTCCGCTATACTCTGCACCATTGTATACAATGGTAGCATAAAAGCGCTGATCGCGACCTACATACGGATTAGACTCGGTATAACCGGATCCAGCCTGAAAAATGGTCTTCCCATTTTCCATAGGAAAAGCATCTACCAATTCTTGTAGCGGACATCTTTTGGGGCCAATTCCTATGGCTATAGAAAGTGGTTTTGCCTGAGCATCCCAGCCATGCTCTTTATCAGGCTTACGGTACTGAACTTCAAAGATCACTTCACTATTGGTTTTATCCAGCATAATGCGCCTAACGTCGGGGTATAGGGAGTACCCTTGAGCGCCAGGAATATTCATCACATCCATTGCTGCCTTGGCCGCATCGGCCCAGCGGGTTTTGTCATTTGTTGTATTGTATAACTGGCTGGCATAAAACAACAAGGCCCTCGATTTTAAAGCCATTGCTGCACCCTTATTGGCTCTGCCGCTGGCAATTTTGTCTTTGTAAGGCAGTAGAGTTGCTGCCTCATCCAGTTCCTTAAAAATAAATTTATAACAGTCGTCAACACTGTTCCTTTTTACAAATAAATCTTCGTCACGGCCCTGCGGTTCGGTAATAATCGGAACACCACCGTAACGTTTCACCATATCAAAATAAATCAAGGCCCTCAAAAATCTCGCTTCGCCGGTAAATTGATCTTTAAGGCCTTGTGCCAAGGTGGATTTTTCTTTTATCCCTTTTAAAAATTCATTTGTCTTGCGCACTTCATCATATTTCCAATAATCGAAATAATTGGAAGAAGGAGTCCAGGTTCCCTGCAAAATATTGAAAGGATTTCCTGTTGTTGCGCCAATACGGGTCTCATCGCAGATGTTATCTACTATAGGTGGATTTGCATTATCAAACCCGGGCCTGCCCGCATAAATATTATCCAGAAACAGACGGGTTAAATTTACATCCTTCCAAACTTCATCATCAGAAAAGGAGGCAAGATTTTTTTGATCCAATACATCTTTATTACAGGATGTCAGTAGGCCGGTTATCAGCAATAGCGTTATTAAATATCTTAAATTGTTCATGTTTTTAGAAGGTTAGGTTAACGCCGATGTTGTAATTTTTTTGCTGCGGGTAATAGTTCCCTGCACTACCCGTTGTTGGCGTCACAATTCCAGAAGCCTGAGCAGCCGCAGTTGGTTTAACTGCATCGCTGGCGTCCAGTTCGGGATCGAATAATTTAAACTGGCTGATGGTAAAAAGGTTGTAAGCTGAAACATAAAACCTTAACTTGTCAATTTTTAGCTTTTTGATACCAGGGATCGTGTAACCAAACTGTAAGGACTTTAAACGCATGTAACCGGTTTTTCTTAACCAGAAATCAGAATCTTTGTTGTTGTTAGGATTGGCATCTATCCAGGCGCGCGGATATTTTGCATCCGTATTTTCGGGACTCCAGTAGTCGTTTAAGTAAGCAAATGAATTAGAGTTACCACCATTATTGAACATGTTACGCGCGGTGCCAGTCATAAAAAAATCGCTCTGAGCGGCGCCTTGCAACAATGCAGCAAAGTCAAAACCTTTCCAGTCGGCACTTAAAAACAGTCCAAACGTAAGCTTAGGAATTGCACCATCCTTAGAGATCACATCAATATCTGAATCATCAATTACACCATCGCCATTTTTATCCACATACCTGATGTCACCAGCAGCAGTAGTAGTAGTTTGAAACGGTGCGTTTTTGACTTCCTGATCCGACTGAAATAGACCAGATGAAGTTAGTCCGTAGCGATAGTCCAGCACTTTTCCAACTCGTCTTTTGTATAAGGGATCGCCTGCTGCATCATCCAACACAATGCCAATGTTTTGGGCATATGCCATGTTGGCTTTCACAAAGAAATTGACCTGATTGATATGACTATTGTGCGATAAAGTGATCTCGTAACCTTTATTATCTACCACGGCATAATTTTCAGAGGGTAGTGTCCTACCAAATGTTCCTGGTATGGACAGTATTCTAGGCTGTAATATGTTCGTTGTACGTTTGTAAAAATAATCAAGTTCGAAGCCTAACTTTCCGTTAAAAAGTGTTCCCTCAAGGCCCACATCGATAGTTTTAGCCCTTTCCCAGGTGATATTCGGATTTGGGTAAACACCATAGATTAATGTTCTTTCAATTTCCGTATTGTTAAATATAGCTATCGGACTGTTTAGTGTTGAAAAAGCATCTACATATTGATAAGGGTTTACCCTGTCATTGCCCAATATTCCATAAGATGCCCTGAGTTTAAGATTATTGATAAAACTTAGGGTTGGATTGTCTTTTATAAAGGCTTCTTCAGAAATTCTCCATCCTGCAGATACCGCAGGAAAAAAACCATATCTTTTTCCCGGTGGGAAAATGGTTGATCCGTCATACCGGAATGAAGTTTCAAAAAGGTATTTTCCTGCATAGGCATAGTTCATTCTACCCACAAAACTTTTTCTGCCAGTTTGTGTTGCCGTTCCATTGTTATCTTTATTGGTGTCGCCACCTGCAAAAAGCTGATCAATCGTATTGGAAGGAAAATCGGTGCGATAGGCATTAAATTTATCCATATTTCCGGACGATTGTTCATACAACACCAAACCTGACACATCGTGTTTACCAAAACTTTTCTGATAGTTTAACGAAAGGTTGATGGTACTACTTACCGGCTGTTCAAAACTCTCATTAAGCTCGGTTTTTGTCAGGTTTCTTCCAACTACCTTGGTTCCTGTAATGTTACCAGCTGCATCTTCATCATACATGGTATAAGGAAGATAAAATTCTTTAACAAATTTGTAGCCTTTACTATAATTGAACCTACCAATCAGGGACAATCCTTTTGTAACGAATGGGAGTTCCTGTTTAAATCCGAGGGTACCGGCAAGTGTATTGTTGGTATCGTGGATATAACCTGACTCATTAATATCCAGCACCGGGTGTTCCCCCGTCGTATTTTTAGCAAGGCCATCCGGATAAAAAGCATTAAAAACCGGCTTCTGTCTGATCACATGTCCAAATATGAGGGCATCAGTAAAAGAAGGACTGTGATTGATGGTGTTCTGCGCGTCAATGTCGACCGTAATTGTCAGGTTCTGATTGATTCTGGCATCCACATTGGACCTGAAATTGTAACGCTTAAAACTGATGTTGTTGTACATCCCTTTCTGATCAGTATAGCCTCCGGAAAAAAAATATTTGATATTTTCCGAACCTCCATCAACATTAATGTTGTGTTGCATTTGTACCGGATTGTCTTTAAAAGACGCCGCATACCAATCTGTTCCAATTTTTCCACTTTGAAAATCCTGCAATTGCTGTTCTGTATAGAACAATGGATTGTTTGTCGGATTTCCATTGTTATTTAATCTTGCCGCATTATTGGCCAGCGCGTATTCATAAGCATTCATCAGTTTAGGGTAAGTAGTTGGCCGCTGTACCCCCACATAACTGTTGTAGCTAAATTTGGGTTTACCCAGGTGCCCGCGTTTTGTGGTCACCAATATTACACCATTGGCCGCTCTGGCACCATAAACCGCTGCCGAAGCAGCATCTTTTAGCACACTAATGCTCTCCACCTCATTCGGGTCCAGCTGATCAAAACCACGAACAATTCCATCCACCACCACCAGTGCTTCGTTGCTACCAAAACTACCTTTACCCCTCACTGCAATTGCAGAACCGGAACCGGGCTTACCACCACCATTTACAACCGTCAAGCCAGGTAACAAACCTGCCAATGAATTGGTTAAATTGGAGGTTGGTGCCTGTTTTACTTCGGCAGATGAAATGGAAGAGATTGCACCCGTTATACTAGCTCTTTTCTGGGTACCATACCCAACAACAACAACCGCATTTAAATCGGCGCCGACTTCTTTCAGCACAACATTTATTTTCTCCCTACCGCTAACGGCTATGGTTTGAGTGGCAAAGCCGATATAACTAAATACCAGTACAGCATTTTCTTCCACTTTTATCTGGTAAGTTCCATCAGGCTTGGTCATGCTACCTGTTTTTGAGCTCTCCACATGGATGCTTACTCCAGGCAAAGGCACACCTTTTTCATCGGTCACCATACCGGTTACCATAATGGGTTTTACTGCGGGGGCCACTTCAGGTGTGCGCTTTCGGACTATAATCGTATTTTTATCGATGGTGTAAGTTAATGGCTGACCGGCAAAGCATTTTTCCAATACTTCATTAATGGTCGCATTTTCAAGATTGATATCAACGGGGTGGGCCTGCTTTAACATCTGGGTGTTGTACAGAAAAATATAACCGCTTTGGGCTTTTACTTTCTTAAACACCTTATCCAGAGGAACATCATTTAAACTCAGATTGATGTTTTGTGCAAAGCCCCCGGCGCTCACCTGCATTATTACAACTAACAATAAAAGGGTTGTGAGTTTCATTATCAATAGGAATTTTTTCGCAATCAGGTTTCCGTGTGCGTTTTTCAACGCAGCATAAAATTTCATATATTTGGTTGTTAAAGGTTAAAATATAAGTAGTTGACACCATCAATAGGCTGTGTATTAACCAATATTAAACCGGGGGCGCCGCAAACGCTCCTGGTTTTTTGGTTAAAAACCTCTAGGGTAAAATTTAGGGCATAACGATAATCCTCCCTTCTTCTACTTTAAAATGAATGGCCCCGGTTAGCTCCAGCATTTTTAATACCTCGGTTACGTTTTTATAACGCGAAATGGTACCATCAAAATCCATATGTTCTACGTTGCCTTTATAAATCACCTCTACATTGTACCAGCGCGAAATTTTGCGCATGATACTTTGAATGTTTTCATTGCTGAACAAAAAATAACCACTTTTCCATGCAGTTACTTCTTCCGTATTGGCAGGTTCAATTTTTAAATAACTATCCGCATTACCTGCCATTGCCTGTTGCCCAGGCTTCAAAAGCGCCGTTTCCGTTCCGTTGTTTATTTTCACCGAACCTTCCAGTAAAATGGTTCTTATTTTAGGTTCGTCGGAATAAGCCATCACATTAAAATGAGTGCCCAGTACTTCCACCTCCATTTTGTTAACTTTTACCTTAAATGGCATTTGCTTGTTTTTCGCCACTTCGAAATAAGCTTCTCCATTTAATTCCACGATCCTTTCTTTGCCACTAAAGCCCGCCGGAAATTTCAATGTTGAAGCTGCATTTAGCCAGACTTTGGTGCCATCGCTCAATACAAGATTAAACTGTCCTCCTCTGGGTGTACTGATGACATTCCATTCGGCTGGTCGTAGTGTCACAGCAGATTCTGAACTATTTTTACCTACTGCATATACAATTTGTCCATTTTTAGTTTTATCAATGGTGGCATTTCCCTGCCGGGCCAGGCTACCATTTCCGGCATGGTCTAAAACAATCTGAGATCCATCAGCCAAAGTCAGTACAGCTTTGTCCCCTCCCGGCAAGACATCACCTTTTAGCGCCACGGGTTGTTTTTTTACCAGTGCTGGTCTTGTGGTTATGTTAGGTTCATAAAACAGATAGGTAAATAAGCAAATACCTATCAAAGCAGCCGCAACAACCAGCCACCTGGTTCTTAAAAATACACTTTTAGTTGGGGGTGGTACAACAACATGCTCCTGCAATTGATGATAAATTTTATTTCGGGTAAGCTCCTTACTACCCATCTGCTCCATGTCCCATGGCTGGTCATTCAGTTCAAAGTCATCCAAATAAGTAAGCAGTTGCTTTGCTTCCATTGGCGTAGCCTTTCCTGAAAACACCTTATCGTACAGCAAAAAATATTCTTCTTTGTTCATCAATTTACATTCGGTTATCTGCTAAGAGACTTTTTTGATCCCGCACACACATACAATTGAAAAATATTTTTTCTCACAAAGGTGCCAGCGCCAAAATTGTTTAATCAAATGCCAAATACAGTGCTCAATTATGGATCAGATAATGCATAATTTTAATTAACCAAATATGCAGGAGAACCAGTTGACCGATTTAGAACTGTGGGAAGCGATTAGCCAAAATAATGACATTAATGCATTTAACATGCTGTTTGAAAGATATTGGTCTAAAATTTTCACTACCGCTTTTTCCTATCTAAAGGATAAGGAGGCTTGTAATGAAATTACCCATGATATATTTTTAAATATCTGGTTGAAGCGAAATCAGCTCCACATTGAATCTTTTGCCGCATATCTGCGTGCCTCGGCCCGCTACCATGTATACAAACATCAAAAGCTGATAAAAAATACGCTGGTACAATATACCGATAACCTGGAATGCATCGACAGCAACCACTGTAACAATCATTGTGATGAAGAAATAAGATATACAGAACTGGAAATTCAGATGAAAAACCATCTAAATGACTTACCCAAGCGTTGCAGCGAAATATTTATTTTGAGCAGGATGGAACATTTATCTAACGATGAAATTGCAAATCGTTTGCAGATCTCCAAACGTACGGTCGAAAATCAACTTACACATGCCCTTCGTCATTTACGGATATCCCTAAAAGATCTTTCTGTGGCAATCCTTCTATTCCATTACCTGCGCAAATAGATGGATGCTCAACAATACAATACCAATTAATCAAAAGCCAGCTTATCGGCACCCGATATTTTTTGAATATGGCAAGCACAAGCTCCCCCAGCGACCTTCATTATCGTTGATTTAGTTTGACCGGTTGCCTCCAGCTTTCCGCTGATTTTGATGTCATCTCCCTCAGCAGATAATTTGTTCCGATCGGAATCATCCAGAACGATATAAGTGCCCGGAGCCAAAGATAAACCGGACACATTCCTTTTAACACTTTCGCCGGTACGCATGTTTACAACACTATAGTCCTTGACTGCAACACCGGTTCCTGATTTATCTGTAAAGGTAAAAACGATAGATCGAGATTCCGTAGTACAGATTCGGTTCCGGCAGTCCGAGATTTCTTTTTTATGGCAAGCCATGAAAACAATTACGCAAAACAGCACATAAACAATTTTATACATAGCGATTGGTTTTTCTATCAAAACGTATAAAATTAAAAAAACGCTACATGTCCGATTGAACAAAGGTAAACATCCACTTTTGAGGATTTTTCCAGTCCGCCCCTTAAAAAAACAATAGGCAATTTAATGACCACCTGTTAAAATTTCATTCAGCAAAGTCATACAATACCATTCTTGTCTTGGTAAATGAAAAGGCCCCTTATACAAATTACCCTTTGCACTTTGGGCCAGGCTCCCGTCTTTGTGCAGGTAACCAAACCATTCCCCATTTTTTTTATCGTGAAAATGTCCATAAGAATATTCATGGACCATTTTATGCCATTCCGCATATTTTTTCTCACCAGTCATAGTGTATGCCAAAAGTGTAGCAATAATCACTTCGTTATGCGGCCACCAGAATTTCATGTCCTGCCAATATTCCTGTACGGGTTTATCGTATACATCCCTGAAATATAAAATCCCTCCATTTTGCTTATCCCAACCACGTTCCCACATATAATCAAGCATTTTACAGCCCAGTTTGATTAAGCGCTCGTCATTGTTCCTGTATTTAGCTTCGTGCAAAATAAACCAAGCGCCTTCAATAGCATGGCCCGGATTTAAAGTGCGCCCGTCTATATGGTTCACAATACTTCCGTCAAGGGCAACCTGCTCCATTACACAACGTATATCGTCTTTAACAAAATAGGTTTCTATTTCATTGATCCATTTATCAATCCATTCATCACAACGCGGGTCGCCAATGGTTTCTCTCAATTGCTGTGCGGTGTTCATCATAATCATGGGTACGCCGATACCTTTGGTTGGCCGGGTGTCCGTATATTTTGGCGGAAGTATTCCCGGTGTAGTTGAATATTCTATACATTTACCAAATAGATAGCGCGCTTTTTCTGTAGCGGATTTATCTCCACTCGCTCTAGCGTAGGCAGCGTTTGCGATAACTGCAAAGGTTTCTGAGAAATAATAACGGCGCTTACGGATGGGTTGTCCATCACGGGTTACATGAAAGAACATCTGACCATCGGTATCAAAACAGTATCTATTCAAAAAATCTATTCCCGACTTCGCTCCATCCAGCCATTCTTGCTTTTTTTCAACCGTATTGTACAAGGTCGACAATAACCAGGCTGCCCTACCTTGTATCCAAACTGCTTTATCATCATCAATCAGGCTACCATCCTGATCACGCATCAACAGATACCCACCATATTCCTGATCAATTGATCTCGGAAACCAGAAAGGTACGGTATCGGTTAATAATTGTTTCTTATAAAAATCCTGAAGATCTTTTAATTCTTTTAGTCCGTATTTCATCTATATTCTTTTTATGTATATCGATTTTTTTTCAATAGCATTTCTACACCCGATAGTATCGGGCAGCATTTAATTATTGATTTTGGTATGTTTTATTTAATGATATCCTTCACCGGAATTTTAACAAAAAGTAAAGAACCGACACCTTCATACAGCAACCCGACAGTATGGTCATCTACTTTGGTTAGCGCCGAATAACCATAGCAATTGCGGCTATCAACTAGTAACTGATTGACGGGCAACCAGGTTTCGCCCATATCCAGACTGGCTTTTATGGTGATGTCTTTTCTTGATTTTGAATCATTAGGATTGCAAAAAAACAGTACATCTTTCAAGTGACCTTTAACCATAACTTTTGCCTTGATAAATGCTGCCATACAAACGGGCTCCTGAAGTGTGTTGCGGGAAGTAGCATGTTCTTGCCAGCTTTTACCGAAGTCCGCAGTCGTAGCAATACTTCTAAAGCCTCCTCTATTATCGCGCATATTTAGCATCAACGTACCCTGGGCAGTTTCCACAAGCTGACTTTCGGTGGTGTTGGATTTTGCACCGATACCACTTTTCCAGCTCTTGCCATGATCATCACTATAAATTAGTGTAGCATGTGGCATTTTCTGAGCATCCCAGTATTGAGCCGGAAAAACCAGTTTACCATCAGTCATAGCAATTCCGTTACCCGGACCTGGGAAAAACAGCCTCCATTCCGGGTTTTTAACCTGACTGGTAATGCTATAAGGTTTAGTCCAGGTCAATCCGTCATCAGTACTGCTGGTTATAACAAACTGTCCGGTTTCCTCCGGTGATAACCCCGGTCCTGAGCCTGCAATAGAGCGGTTCCCCTTACTCCATAAAGCAGCTACATAAATCGTTTTAGTTACCGGATCAAACAGCACACAAGGGTCTCCTGCACCACTATTGTCTTTTGGGCCTTCCATATCTATAATGTTTTTCATCTCCCCCCAACTCTGTCCGCCATTTGTACTTCTGCTCATTCCCACATCAATATTTGCGGGCAAATCTCTACTATCGTCATAACGGATATCATATACAGCGATAAGTGTTCCTTTATCCGTAGTAATCATCCCCGGAATCCGATAGGTATGCACATTTTCGTCTTTAGGTAAGCGTAAGCCTATCCCTATGTATTTTGCGGTAACTGACCTCTGATTTATTTTATAAATCACTCCTGTTTTGTCTGTCAACTGCTCAACATTTAAAGTGATTTTGTGCGCGGTATTTGCGCCTGTTTTAAGGCTTAAGCTAACCCAGAAAATATGTTGCCCAACTACAGGTTTACTTTCAAATGGAATAGTGAATTTTTTACCTGTCGGAATCACACTCCCCAACAGCTCTGTGCCCGTAAAGTCTGGTTTCTCATTTCCCTTATAGAGCTCGATACGCTCGATATCGCCCAAGGAAACATTCCCTATTATACCACTTATCGCGTTAAAATTCAATTCTTTATGACCTTTCGGGATATTTACTTCAATTCTTACACAAGGGTTGATTGCCTGCCTGGTAAATACAGGGTTAACACTCTCTGTTGCAGCAACACTTACCACACTAGTACCCAATCTATCATATAATTTTTGTGTACATGCCACCCCGCATAAAACAAGTAGTGCCAATAAGTACTTACCAAAAGTATTTTTGAATATGGTTATCATAATTTGTTTTTTAAATAATAGAATAAGACTCATCGGTAAAATCATTCGCCCTGGGTCTAAGAAAATAGAGTTGAATGACAAGGACTATCAATACAATCCCTGCAAGCATAGCGAAATCTTTTCCCAGACTTCCAGCATCTGAGGATTTCCCAAGCAAGTTTGTAATATAAGCTCCTGAGAAGACACCTGTCATGTTCATTAGTCCATAAGCTGTTGCCCTGTATCTGGCCGATACGAACTGACATAAAATAGGCATATTATTGGCATCGAACATTCCAAAGCCTATCCCGAAGCCTATTGCCGCACCTACAACATGAAAAAGAGAATGACCAAAACCCAACAGCAATAACGAAGGTATGGTAAGAGACAAGCCAATGGCACTAGTATAAATTCTTCCTTTAATATTTTTTTGCACCCATTTATCCGATAGCACACCACCAAATATGACACCTAAAAATGAAGACGCCGCAATAGTAATGGTCGACAATGGTCCCGCCATAGCCATTGGAATATTTAAATTCTGTGCAAAAAGTGTAGGTAGCCAATTTTTTGCAGCCCAGCCCGGCAAACTAGGCACCGCAAAATAAAAAAGTATCACCCAAAATGAAAGGTTCGTCAGCAACAATCCAACACCTTTAAAAGCCGATGATTTCGAGATTACGCGCATATTTATCTCCTGCATTTCATCAGTCACTTTTTTCTCTTTTAAAAAGAAGATCAAAACCAGGGCATATATAATTCCTGCAAGTCCAAAATAATGAAAAGTAGTCTGCCAGGAAAAAGCTGCTGCTACCGTAGCCCCAAATCCACCTAAAGCTTGTCCCATATACAATCCGGTCATATGTATACCTATGGCAAGCGACCTGGTTTTTGGAGAATGAAAATCCGCAATCAGCGATAATCCGGCAGGAATGTACAAGGCCTCACTAA
Encoded proteins:
- a CDS encoding MFS transporter, translated to MNQTRRYAWVVVGLLWVVALLNYMDRQMLSTMKSAMQLDIVELQSATNFGHLMAVFLWIYGLMSPVSGIIADKFNRKWLIVGSLFVWSAVTSLMGYATSYNQIYWLRAIMGVSEALYIPAGLSLIADFHSPKTRSLAIGIHMTGLYMGQALGGFGATVAAAFSWQTTFHYFGLAGIIYALVLIFFLKEKKVTDEMQEINMRVISKSSAFKGVGLLLTNLSFWVILFYFAVPSLPGWAAKNWLPTLFAQNLNIPMAMAGPLSTITIAASSFLGVIFGGVLSDKWVQKNIKGRIYTSAIGLSLTIPSLLLLGFGHSLFHVVGAAIGFGIGFGMFDANNMPILCQFVSARYRATAYGLMNMTGVFSGAYITNLLGKSSDAGSLGKDFAMLAGIVLIVLVIQLYFLRPRANDFTDESYSII